One window of Nymphaea colorata isolate Beijing-Zhang1983 chromosome 1, ASM883128v2, whole genome shotgun sequence genomic DNA carries:
- the LOC116265373 gene encoding peroxidase 3-like, whose product MGSLALAAFALLVFLGASHAQLKDRFYDDVCPQAESIIQEFVKEHIPNAPSLAAALLRMQFHDCFVMGCDASLLLNSTKNNTSEKDSSPNMSVRGFGFIDAVKSKLEEACPGAVSCADIIALVARDAIVAIGGPYWKVPTGRRDGTVSLASAALANVPAPTLNFTSLKAKFANKSLDVKDLVVLSGAHTIGITHCSFVSKRLYNFTGKGDQDPDLDSLYAANLKEYKCKTPADNSTILEMDPGSFRTFDTHYYTNVVKRRGLFTSDSSLLTDSTSKAYIDGMLDGSIDFLKEFGLSMEKMGRIEVKTGTEGEVRKVCSLVNS is encoded by the exons ATGGGTTCCCTTGCTCTTGCCGCCTTTGCTCTTTTAGTCTTCCTTGGCGCTTCTCATGCTCAACTTAAGGATCGGTTCTACGACGATGTCTGCCCACAGGCAGAGAGCATCATTCAGGAGTTCGTGAAGGAACACATACCGAACGCACCGTCTTTGGCTGCAGCGTTGCTTAGAATGCAGTTCCATGATTGTTTTGTGATG GGATGTGACGCATCTCTGCTGCTGAATTCCACAAAGAATAACACGTCCGAAAAGGATTCTTCACCAAACATGAGCGTGCGGGGTTTCGGTTTTATCGATGCAGTGAAGAGCAAGCTAGAAGAGGCATGCCCTGGAGCGGTGTCCTGTGCAGATATTATTGCATTGGTGGCAAGAGATGCAATCGTTGCCATA GGAGGTCCATACTGGAAAGTTCCCACTGGCCGCAGGGATGGAACTGTTTCATTAGCTTCTGCGGCATTAGCCAATGTTCCTGCTCCGACACTCAACTTCACCAGCCTCAAGGCCAAGTTTGCAAACAAGAGTCTGGATGTGAAGGATCTAGTTGTGCTCTCTG GTGCACATACCATCGGTATTACTCACTGCAGCTTCGTGTCCAAAAGGCTTTACAACTTCACAGGGAAAGGTGACCAAGACCCAGATCTCGACAGCTTGTACGCCGCCAACCTCAAGGAATACAAATGCAAGACTCCTGCAGATAACTCCACCATTCTGGAAATGGATCCCGGGAGCTTCCGAACTTTTGACACTCATTACTACACCAATGTGGTGAAGAGAAGGGGTCTGTTCACAAGTGACTCGTCCCTGCTCACAGACAGCACTTCGAAGGCCTACATTGACGGGATGCTCGATGGTTCCATAGATTTCCTAAAGGAGTTTGGTTTGTCCATGGAGAAGATGGGTCGGATCGAAGTCAAGACGGGAACTGAAGGTGAGGTAAGGAAGGTTTGCAGCCTGGTGAATAGCTGA
- the LOC116267173 gene encoding peroxidase 3-like — protein sequence MGSLAFVAFALLGLLGASHAQLKLGFYDHVCPQAERIVKGIVEEYVKHVPSLAPALIRLHFHDCFVRGCDASLLLNSTKNNIAEKDVAPSSSLRGFSFIDVVKSKLEEECPEVVSCADILTLAARDAIAAIGGPYWEVSTGRRDGTVSIGSEVFTNLPAPTFNFSTLKDRFAKKGLSAKDLTVLVGAHTIGHSHCSVVSNRLYNFTGKGDQDPSLDKFYAANLKKYKCKTPADKTTVLEMDPGSYRTFDNHYYVNVAKRRGLFSSDASLITDSFSKSYVHGIVSGSIDFLKEFALSAVKLSLVDVKTGNEGEIRKVCSVVNN from the exons ATGGGTTCCCTTGCCTTTGTTGCCTTTGCTCTTTTAGGCCTTCTTGGTGCTTCCCATGCTCAGCTTAAACTTGGGTTCTACGATCATGTCTGCCCACAAGCCGAGCGCATCGTTAAGGGGATTGTGGAGGAATACGTAAAGCATGTGCCTTCTCTGGCACCTGCACTAATTAGACTGCATTTCCATGATTGTTTTGTAAGG GGTTGTGATGCATCTCTGTTGCTCAACTCCACCAAGAACAACATAGCCGAGAAGGATGTGGCACCAAGCTCGTCTCTGCGTGGATTTAGCTTCATTGATGTCGTGAAGAGCAAGTTAGAAGAAGAATGTCCAGAAGTGGTCTCATGCGCAGATATCCTTACCTTGGCGGCAAGAGACGCAATCGCCGCCATA GGAGGGCCATACTGGGAAGTTTCCACAGGCCGCAGAGATGGAACCGTTTCAATAGGTTCTGAAGTATTTACCAACCTTCCTGCTCCAACTTTCAATTTCAGTACTCTCAAGGACAGATTTGCAAAGAAGGGTCTTAGTGCGAAGGACCTAACTGTGCTCGTAG GTGCACATACCATCGGCCATAGCCACTGCAGCGTCGTCTCAAACAGGCTGTACAACTTCACTGGAAAAGGTGATCAAGACCCATCTCTCGACAAGTTCTATGCCGCCAACCTGAAGAAGTACAAGTGCAAGACTCCTGCAGATAAGACCACCGTTCTGGAAATGGATCCCGGGAGCTACCGAACCTTTGACAATCATTACTACGTAAATGTGGCGAAGAGAAGGGGTCTATTCTCGTCCGATGCCTCCCTGATTACGGATAGCTTCTCAAAGTCGTATGTTCATGGAATAGTTAGTGGTTCGATAGATTTCTTGAAGGAGTTTGCTTTGTCCGCAGTGAAGTTGTCTCTGGTCGACGTCAAGACCGGAAATGAAGGTGAAATAAGGAAGGTCTGCAGCGTCGTCAACAACTAA